Proteins encoded within one genomic window of Rossellomorea vietnamensis:
- a CDS encoding acyl-CoA dehydrogenase family protein — MANQTDKLIKGGSFLIEDVSFEQVFTPEDYSDEQKMIAKTTEDYVLNEVVPVIDNLENHEFDHSVRLLKEAGDLGLLGADVPEEYGGLGLDKVSSALIAEKMSRAGGFSISHGAHVGIGSLPIVLFGNEDQKQKYLPALSTGEKLAAYALTEPGSGSDALGAKTTAKLNAEGTHYILNGEKQWITNSAFADVFVVYAKIDGEHFSAFIVEKEFPGVSTGPEEKKMGIKSSSTRTLILEDAEIPVENLLGDAGKGHIIAFNILNIGRYKLGVGAVGASKRALEVTVQYTNQRQQFKTPISSFNLTKEKLATMASKLYAAESSVYRTVGLFEDRMSKLSDEEVKNGTEVAKSIAEYAIECSLNKFFATEVLDYIVDEGVQLHGGYGFMQEYEIERMYRDSRINRIFEGTNEINRLLVPGTYLRKAMKGELPLLQKAQALQEELMMLMPEEVGDEPLAQEKYLVKNAKKIGLMLAGLAAQKYGKALEKEQEILVNIADIVSEAYAMESVVLRTEKAIEKGGVEKAKQKLLYTQIFCQEAFNKIEQHAKETLVATETGDTLRMMLSALRKFTRHTPINVIAVKREASEKLIDVEKYAL; from the coding sequence ATGGCGAATCAAACAGACAAGCTAATCAAGGGTGGAAGTTTTTTAATTGAAGATGTAAGCTTTGAGCAAGTTTTCACACCGGAGGATTATTCCGACGAGCAAAAAATGATTGCGAAAACGACAGAGGATTATGTACTGAATGAAGTCGTACCTGTCATCGACAATCTTGAAAACCATGAGTTCGATCACTCTGTTCGTCTTTTAAAAGAAGCTGGAGACCTTGGTCTTCTTGGTGCAGATGTACCTGAAGAGTACGGCGGACTGGGACTTGATAAAGTAAGCTCGGCTTTGATTGCTGAGAAAATGTCACGTGCCGGCGGATTCTCTATCTCTCACGGTGCCCATGTAGGGATCGGTTCCCTTCCAATCGTTCTTTTCGGTAACGAAGATCAGAAGCAAAAGTATCTTCCTGCCCTTTCCACTGGTGAAAAATTAGCGGCTTATGCATTAACTGAGCCAGGTTCAGGTTCTGATGCACTTGGTGCGAAAACGACGGCTAAATTAAACGCAGAAGGTACTCACTACATTCTGAACGGGGAAAAACAATGGATCACAAACTCTGCATTTGCCGATGTGTTCGTTGTGTATGCAAAGATCGATGGGGAGCATTTCTCAGCATTCATCGTGGAAAAAGAATTCCCTGGGGTTTCAACAGGTCCTGAAGAAAAGAAAATGGGAATCAAGAGCTCATCCACTCGTACATTGATCCTTGAAGATGCTGAAATCCCAGTGGAGAACCTTCTTGGAGATGCCGGTAAAGGCCATATCATCGCCTTCAATATCTTGAACATCGGGCGTTACAAATTGGGAGTAGGCGCAGTAGGAGCAAGTAAACGTGCTCTTGAAGTAACGGTTCAATACACGAATCAGCGCCAACAGTTCAAAACTCCAATCTCAAGCTTCAACTTGACGAAAGAAAAGCTTGCGACTATGGCGTCTAAATTGTACGCTGCGGAATCTTCCGTTTACCGTACAGTAGGATTATTCGAAGATCGCATGAGCAAGCTTTCGGATGAAGAAGTGAAGAATGGAACAGAAGTGGCAAAATCCATTGCGGAATATGCAATCGAGTGTTCACTGAACAAATTCTTCGCAACGGAAGTACTGGATTATATCGTGGATGAAGGCGTTCAACTTCACGGTGGATATGGCTTCATGCAGGAATATGAAATTGAAAGAATGTATCGTGATTCCCGTATCAACCGCATCTTCGAAGGAACGAATGAAATCAACCGTCTTCTGGTTCCAGGAACATACCTTCGTAAAGCAATGAAGGGAGAGCTTCCATTACTTCAAAAAGCACAGGCTCTTCAAGAAGAGTTAATGATGCTTATGCCTGAAGAAGTAGGCGATGAGCCACTGGCACAAGAGAAGTACCTTGTGAAAAACGCGAAGAAAATCGGCTTGATGCTGGCTGGATTGGCTGCACAGAAATATGGTAAAGCCCTTGAAAAAGAGCAGGAGATCCTGGTGAACATTGCGGACATCGTGTCAGAGGCTTACGCAATGGAATCCGTTGTTCTTAGAACGGAAAAAGCGATTGAAAAAGGTGGCGTAGAGAAAGCGAAGCAAAAACTTCTCTATACACAAATCTTCTGTCAAGAAGCTTTCAACAAAATCGAACAGCATGCGAAAGAAACGCTTGTGGCAACTGAAACTGGTGACACACTGCGCATGATGCTGTCAGCTCTTCGTAAATTCACTCGTCACACTCCGATCAACGTGATCGCAGTGAAGCGTGAAGCTTCAGAAAAATTGATCGATGTAGAAAAATATGCACTGTAA
- a CDS encoding SDR family NAD(P)-dependent oxidoreductase, translating to MNKTVLITGASSGIGLKFSHKFAGSGHDVILVARSEEKLLALSQEIMNKYGVKAYVFLSDLSKPQASKKLYDEIKAQGIRVDILINNAGFGLFGEFEETELSKELDMIQVNITALTELSKYIGKEMVSRKNGRILNVASTAAFQPGPLMAVYYATKAYVLSFSEALANEWASHGVKVTALCPGATETGFSDAAELQSSKLFQSGVMSVEEVVEEGYKQMMTKDKVVIVPGMKNRMLTQAIRFMPRKMVTNIVRKVQERV from the coding sequence ATGAATAAGACAGTTTTAATTACGGGTGCTTCAAGTGGTATCGGCCTGAAATTCAGCCATAAGTTTGCTGGCTCTGGTCATGATGTGATTTTAGTAGCGAGAAGTGAGGAAAAGCTCCTGGCTTTATCACAAGAAATCATGAATAAATACGGGGTGAAAGCGTACGTGTTTCTTTCCGATCTTTCGAAACCCCAAGCCTCAAAGAAGCTTTATGATGAAATCAAAGCACAAGGAATCAGAGTCGATATTCTCATCAATAACGCGGGATTCGGATTATTCGGGGAGTTTGAGGAAACGGAACTTTCCAAAGAGCTGGATATGATCCAAGTGAATATCACGGCCCTGACAGAGCTGAGTAAGTATATCGGGAAGGAAATGGTGAGCCGGAAGAATGGCCGTATATTAAACGTTGCGTCAACAGCGGCATTTCAGCCTGGCCCATTGATGGCCGTTTACTATGCAACTAAAGCGTATGTCCTGTCTTTCTCAGAAGCTTTGGCCAATGAGTGGGCCAGTCATGGGGTCAAAGTGACGGCTCTTTGTCCGGGTGCCACCGAAACAGGATTCAGTGACGCGGCCGAACTTCAGTCCTCTAAGCTCTTCCAGTCGGGTGTGATGAGTGTAGAAGAGGTGGTGGAAGAAGGATATAAACAAATGATGACAAAAGACAAAGTAGTGATCGTACCAGGCATGAAAAATCGGATGCTGACTCAGGCAATTCGATTCATGCCGCGTAAAATGGTCACGAATATTGTTCGGAAGGTACAGGAACGGGTATAA
- a CDS encoding ArsR/SmtB family transcription factor, with amino-acid sequence MGQKAIDTFRACIPLFQALSDPYRQDIILLLAEQEPLTVNQITENLTLSRPAVSHHLKILRDQHLVSLEQKGTQRFYSLELDNATVLLKELVQTVENQCE; translated from the coding sequence ATGGGTCAAAAAGCAATCGATACATTCCGTGCTTGTATTCCATTATTTCAAGCGCTGAGTGATCCTTATCGTCAGGACATAATTTTACTTCTTGCCGAACAAGAACCTCTTACGGTCAATCAGATCACTGAAAATCTGACATTGTCCCGACCTGCTGTGTCCCATCACCTGAAGATCCTCAGAGATCAGCATCTGGTGTCACTGGAGCAAAAAGGAACACAGCGTTTCTATTCTCTTGAGCTGGACAACGCAACCGTCCTCCTTAAAGAATTGGTACAAACCGTTGAAAATCAATGTGAGTAA
- a CDS encoding arsenate reductase family protein, which translates to MSLTFYSYPKCGTCKKAKKWLEDQGLSIDEIHIVENPPSKMELKSLYEKSGLPLKKFFNTSGKKYRELGLKEKVNSASDDELLEILSSDGMLIKRPVTTDGSKVTVGFKEETFEETWK; encoded by the coding sequence ATGTCATTGACTTTTTATTCTTACCCAAAATGCGGTACATGCAAGAAAGCCAAAAAGTGGCTGGAGGACCAGGGTCTCTCCATAGATGAAATACATATTGTAGAAAACCCCCCGTCAAAAATGGAGCTTAAAAGCCTGTACGAAAAGAGTGGACTTCCTCTGAAGAAGTTTTTCAATACAAGCGGAAAAAAGTATCGCGAACTTGGCTTGAAAGAGAAAGTGAATTCAGCTTCTGACGATGAATTATTAGAAATCCTTTCCTCTGACGGGATGCTGATCAAACGTCCGGTCACAACGGATGGAAGCAAGGTGACCGTAGGTTTTAAAGAAGAAACGTTCGAGGAAACCTGGAAGTAA
- the gcvH gene encoding glycine cleavage system protein GcvH has protein sequence MSTPKELRYSEEHEWVKVEGENVRVGITSFAQSELGDIVFVELPEVGDEIKADEPFGSVESVKTVSELYAPVSGKVVEVNEELSDSPEFVNESPYEKAWMVVVEPTDTGEVDKLMTAEEYDKMINEG, from the coding sequence ATGAGTACACCGAAAGAACTTCGTTATTCAGAAGAACACGAGTGGGTCAAAGTTGAAGGGGAAAATGTACGCGTAGGAATCACATCATTTGCACAATCTGAGCTGGGCGATATCGTATTCGTCGAGTTACCTGAAGTTGGAGATGAAATCAAAGCGGACGAGCCTTTCGGAAGTGTTGAATCGGTAAAGACCGTTTCTGAGCTTTACGCACCTGTTTCCGGTAAGGTTGTAGAAGTGAATGAAGAGCTGTCAGACAGCCCTGAGTTCGTGAACGAATCACCTTATGAAAAAGCATGGATGGTCGTTGTGGAACCAACAGACACTGGAGAAGTAGACAAGCTGATGACAGCTGAAGAGTATGATAAAATGATCAATGAAGGATAA
- a CDS encoding YusG family protein codes for MVLEPKKLDVTSRVTGRLKNGEVELFLDGQPIGKTSLPLDGLTMEPNFEAKENKIYQNYTSTEGHDARYTDCDEGGWC; via the coding sequence ATGGTACTTGAACCAAAAAAATTAGATGTCACAAGCAGGGTGACAGGCAGGCTTAAAAATGGTGAAGTCGAATTATTCCTCGACGGTCAGCCAATCGGCAAAACGTCCCTGCCCCTTGATGGACTGACAATGGAACCGAACTTCGAAGCAAAAGAAAATAAGATTTATCAGAACTATACTTCCACCGAAGGTCATGATGCAAGGTACACGGATTGCGACGAAGGTGGATGGTGTTAA
- a CDS encoding toprim domain-containing protein, with product MMELDEKVIIVEGTTDKRKVRDIIKEPIEIICTNGTISITKMDELIDELFERDVYILVDADDAGEKLRKQFKREFPEAEHLYIDRMYKEVAAAPEYHLASVLIGANIDVHKEYLGKRMI from the coding sequence ATGATGGAACTTGACGAAAAGGTAATCATTGTCGAAGGTACAACAGACAAGCGGAAAGTAAGAGACATAATCAAAGAACCGATTGAAATTATTTGCACAAATGGAACGATCAGCATCACAAAAATGGACGAACTCATCGATGAGCTCTTTGAAAGGGATGTATACATCCTCGTCGATGCGGATGATGCAGGGGAGAAGTTACGTAAACAATTCAAGCGTGAATTCCCCGAGGCGGAACACCTTTATATCGACCGGATGTATAAGGAAGTGGCCGCAGCCCCGGAATATCATCTTGCCTCCGTTCTCATAGGTGCAAATATCGATGTGCATAAAGAATATCTTGGAAAAAGGATGATTTAG
- a CDS encoding thioredoxin family protein — MLEVSQTEELNESIKSHALEAVYLYTPMCGTCQVAGKMLEVVEKLPQSFHFVKANLNYLPQFAEEQSIESVPCLLLFKDGQEMERIYAFQSVPFLYETINKIQNNQWG; from the coding sequence TTGTTGGAGGTAAGCCAGACAGAAGAATTAAACGAATCGATCAAATCCCATGCGTTGGAAGCCGTTTATCTATATACACCGATGTGTGGTACATGTCAGGTCGCGGGTAAAATGTTGGAAGTGGTCGAGAAACTCCCCCAGTCATTTCATTTTGTGAAGGCGAATCTGAACTATCTGCCCCAATTCGCCGAAGAACAATCCATTGAAAGCGTCCCCTGCCTTCTTTTATTTAAAGATGGACAGGAAATGGAAAGAATCTATGCCTTTCAATCCGTCCCATTCCTATACGAAACCATCAACAAAATCCAAAACAACCAGTGGGGATAA
- a CDS encoding SCP2 sterol-binding domain-containing protein, with protein MRIYLEELVDQCHSRYHLRLLFPDSPFVLQFQCEKERYAISVSNRGCAVLRDGSRQSHFDIKGKEKDMLSLLTGEERLSQLIENGILEVKGGYRQLLFVESILWLTRSRVKEPVQV; from the coding sequence ATGCGAATATATTTAGAGGAATTAGTAGATCAGTGTCATTCAAGGTATCACTTACGACTCTTGTTTCCGGACAGCCCATTTGTTCTTCAATTTCAATGTGAAAAGGAGCGTTATGCGATCTCCGTTTCAAACAGAGGTTGTGCTGTATTGCGTGATGGTAGCAGGCAATCGCATTTTGATATTAAGGGAAAAGAGAAGGACATGCTATCCCTACTAACAGGAGAAGAGCGATTGTCTCAACTGATTGAAAACGGCATCCTGGAAGTCAAGGGGGGATACCGCCAGCTGTTATTTGTAGAATCTATCCTCTGGCTGACAAGGTCCAGGGTCAAGGAACCCGTCCAAGTATGA
- a CDS encoding methionine ABC transporter ATP-binding protein — translation MISISDVKKIYQSKSGPISAVDGVNIDIGQGEIFGVIGYSGAGKSTLIRMLNGLEVPTNGTVNVNGQIVSKVKGKDLRQARQSIGMIFQHFNLLWSRTVLENIQFPLEIAGVSKKERLRRANELLELVGLDGRGDAYPSQLSGGQKQRVGIARSLANNPDVLLCDEATSALDPQTTDSILDLLVDINKRLGLTIVLITHEMHVIKKICHRVAVMEQGKVVELGDVLEVFRNPKEQVTKRFVREVSQVEETGETIDHLLAQYPKGKVLKFTFVGESTEQPLITSLIRRFDLDVNILQGQISQTQKGAYGTLFVHLDGNEETVQAAVSFAEEQMVKVEVIGG, via the coding sequence ATGATTAGCATTTCAGATGTAAAAAAAATCTATCAATCAAAATCTGGCCCGATTTCAGCCGTTGATGGCGTCAACATCGACATTGGCCAAGGGGAAATTTTTGGAGTAATTGGCTATAGTGGGGCAGGGAAAAGTACGTTGATCCGAATGCTCAATGGACTTGAAGTTCCCACAAATGGAACCGTGAACGTAAATGGACAGATTGTTTCCAAAGTGAAAGGGAAAGATCTTCGGCAGGCGAGGCAATCGATAGGGATGATCTTTCAGCATTTCAATCTCCTTTGGTCGCGTACGGTACTTGAAAATATCCAGTTTCCATTAGAAATAGCCGGAGTTTCTAAGAAGGAGAGACTGCGAAGGGCCAATGAATTATTGGAGCTGGTGGGATTGGATGGAAGAGGAGACGCCTATCCATCCCAGTTGAGCGGTGGACAGAAACAGAGGGTCGGGATTGCAAGATCCCTTGCAAATAATCCCGACGTCCTTCTCTGTGACGAAGCCACCTCTGCTTTAGATCCGCAAACAACCGATTCCATCCTTGATTTATTGGTGGATATTAATAAACGTTTAGGTCTGACCATCGTCCTGATCACCCATGAAATGCATGTGATCAAAAAGATCTGCCATCGTGTGGCGGTCATGGAACAAGGGAAGGTGGTAGAACTTGGGGATGTTCTTGAGGTGTTCAGAAATCCTAAAGAGCAGGTGACGAAACGATTTGTGAGAGAAGTATCTCAAGTGGAAGAAACAGGGGAAACGATCGATCACCTATTGGCTCAGTATCCGAAAGGAAAAGTACTGAAATTCACCTTCGTTGGTGAATCGACTGAGCAACCGCTCATTACCAGCTTGATCCGACGATTCGACCTGGATGTCAATATCCTTCAAGGACAGATTTCCCAAACGCAAAAAGGGGCTTATGGTACGCTGTTCGTCCATCTTGATGGAAACGAAGAGACGGTTCAGGCAGCCGTTTCCTTCGCTGAGGAACAGATGGTCAAAGTGGAGGTGATCGGAGGATGA
- a CDS encoding methionine ABC transporter permease, translated as MIENIFPNVDWEKMWEATVETLYMTGMSVLITFVVGLILGILLFLTSKENLWENKLTYTVTSAVVNVFRSIPFIILIVLLIPFTKFLLDTIRGANAALPALIIGAAPFYARMVEIALREVNKGVIEAAKAMGAKTSTIIWKVLIPESLPALVSGITVTAIALMGYTAMAGVIGAGGLGNLAYLDGFQRSREDVTLAATIMILLVVFAIQIIGDYFTNKLDKR; from the coding sequence ATGATAGAAAATATATTTCCGAATGTGGACTGGGAGAAGATGTGGGAAGCGACTGTTGAAACCCTTTATATGACGGGGATGTCAGTCCTGATTACCTTCGTGGTAGGACTGATTCTTGGGATCCTTTTATTTCTTACATCCAAGGAAAATTTATGGGAAAACAAGCTTACATATACGGTGACCAGTGCAGTGGTCAATGTATTCCGCTCGATTCCGTTCATTATCCTGATTGTATTACTGATTCCATTTACAAAATTTTTATTGGATACCATCCGCGGGGCGAACGCGGCTCTTCCGGCCCTGATTATCGGAGCAGCACCGTTTTACGCACGCATGGTGGAAATTGCATTAAGAGAAGTGAACAAAGGCGTCATTGAAGCAGCGAAAGCGATGGGGGCGAAGACTAGCACGATCATATGGAAAGTGCTTATTCCCGAATCTCTTCCGGCTTTGGTTTCAGGTATCACGGTAACAGCCATCGCCCTGATGGGGTATACGGCAATGGCTGGTGTCATCGGTGCCGGGGGATTAGGAAACCTCGCTTACCTGGATGGTTTTCAACGGAGCAGGGAGGATGTAACCCTTGCTGCGACCATCATGATTTTACTCGTTGTATTTGCCATTCAAATCATTGGTGACTACTTCACAAATAAATTAGACAAACGATAA
- a CDS encoding MetQ/NlpA family ABC transporter substrate-binding protein, which produces MKKWLAGIVVATSIFGLAACGSDSGSGSSDGKELVVGASNVPHAEILEKVKPILEDKGIDLQIETYQDYILPNKDLDNGDLDANYFQTVPYMDLQMKENEYDFVNAGGIHIEPIGVYSKKYKSLEDLPEGATILMSNSVSDHGRILTLLEKKGLITLKDGVENTQAQLEDIKENPKKLKFDYEYEAALLPQMYENEEGDAVVINSNYAIDAGLKPLEDSIAIEDSNSPYVNVIAVNKGDENKEEVKELVKALRSKEIQDFINEEWDGAVVPVTE; this is translated from the coding sequence ATGAAAAAATGGTTAGCAGGAATAGTAGTAGCAACAAGTATCTTTGGATTGGCAGCATGCGGGAGTGATTCCGGCTCCGGAAGCAGTGACGGGAAGGAATTAGTGGTAGGAGCGTCAAACGTTCCCCATGCGGAAATCCTTGAAAAAGTGAAACCGATTTTGGAAGATAAGGGGATCGACCTGCAAATTGAAACATATCAAGACTATATCCTTCCGAATAAAGACCTGGATAATGGTGATCTGGATGCGAACTATTTCCAAACCGTACCTTACATGGACTTGCAGATGAAAGAGAACGAATATGATTTCGTCAATGCAGGCGGAATTCATATCGAGCCAATCGGTGTGTATTCCAAAAAGTATAAATCTCTTGAGGACCTTCCTGAAGGTGCCACGATCTTGATGAGTAATTCCGTATCCGATCATGGCCGCATCCTTACATTATTAGAGAAAAAAGGTCTGATCACGTTAAAGGACGGCGTGGAAAATACACAGGCACAGCTTGAGGACATCAAAGAAAATCCAAAAAAACTGAAATTCGATTATGAGTACGAAGCAGCTCTCCTTCCGCAAATGTATGAAAATGAAGAAGGGGACGCAGTGGTGATCAACTCCAACTATGCCATAGATGCAGGCTTGAAACCCCTGGAGGACTCCATCGCCATCGAAGACAGCAACTCCCCATATGTGAACGTAATTGCTGTAAATAAAGGTGACGAAAACAAAGAAGAAGTAAAAGAACTGGTGAAAGCCCTGCGCTCAAAAGAAATCCAGGACTTCATCAATGAAGAATGGGATGGAGCCGTTGTACCCGTAACGGAATAA
- a CDS encoding carboxymuconolactone decarboxylase family protein → MQMEPRNTTEAALHDYKMGLGIFTEKMPELAEQYNTFTEHCFREGVLSKKEKQLIALGISLYSQDEYCIIYHTKGCLDQGCSEEEILEAIGVTAAFGGGAVMSQAVTLVQQSIQDLNQLKQ, encoded by the coding sequence ATGCAGATGGAACCTAGAAACACAACCGAAGCAGCCCTTCATGATTATAAAATGGGACTTGGAATCTTCACTGAGAAAATGCCTGAGCTTGCCGAGCAATATAATACGTTTACAGAGCACTGCTTCAGAGAGGGAGTCCTTTCCAAAAAGGAAAAACAGTTGATTGCACTTGGGATCAGCCTTTATTCCCAGGATGAATATTGTATCATCTACCATACAAAAGGATGTCTGGATCAAGGATGTTCTGAAGAAGAGATCCTCGAAGCCATCGGGGTGACAGCGGCATTCGGCGGAGGAGCGGTCATGAGTCAGGCTGTGACATTAGTACAGCAGTCGATTCAGGATTTGAATCAACTAAAGCAATGA
- the sufC gene encoding Fe-S cluster assembly ATPase SufC encodes MAGSTLTIKDLHVEIEGKEILKGVNLEIKGGEIHAVMGPNGTGKSTLSSAIMGHPKYEVTKGSITFDGEDVLEMEVDERARVGLFLAMQYPSEISGVTNADFLRSAINSRREEGEEISLMKFIRKMDSEMEYLEMDPDMAQRYLNEGFSGGEKKRNEILQLMMIQPKIAILDEIDSGLDIDALKVVSKGINKMRGEDFGCLIITHYQRLLNYITPDHVHVMMQGRIVKSGGEELAQRLEAEGYDWIKEELGIKDETVGQEA; translated from the coding sequence ATGGCAGGTTCTACTTTAACAATCAAAGATCTTCATGTTGAGATTGAAGGAAAGGAAATCCTGAAAGGGGTTAACCTTGAAATTAAAGGTGGAGAAATCCACGCAGTAATGGGACCAAACGGTACAGGTAAATCAACTTTATCTTCTGCTATCATGGGTCACCCAAAGTATGAAGTGACAAAAGGAAGCATCACGTTCGACGGTGAAGATGTCCTTGAAATGGAAGTGGATGAGCGCGCACGCGTAGGTCTATTCCTTGCAATGCAGTACCCAAGTGAAATCAGCGGTGTAACGAACGCAGACTTCTTACGTTCAGCGATCAACAGCCGTCGTGAAGAGGGCGAAGAAATTTCACTTATGAAGTTCATCCGCAAAATGGATTCTGAAATGGAATACCTTGAGATGGACCCGGATATGGCTCAACGTTACCTGAACGAAGGATTCTCAGGCGGAGAGAAGAAACGTAATGAAATCCTTCAACTAATGATGATCCAACCTAAGATCGCCATCCTTGACGAGATTGATTCAGGTCTGGATATCGATGCGCTTAAAGTGGTTTCCAAAGGAATCAACAAAATGCGTGGGGAAGATTTCGGCTGCCTGATCATCACTCACTATCAGCGCCTTCTTAACTACATCACTCCTGATCACGTCCACGTTATGATGCAGGGACGCATTGTGAAATCAGGCGGCGAAGAATTAGCACAGCGCCTTGAAGCAGAAGGATATGACTGGATTAAAGAAGAGCTGGGAATCAAAGACGAAACTGTCGGCCAAGAAGCGTAA
- the sufD gene encoding Fe-S cluster assembly protein SufD, producing the protein MTVETKLPVDQDYVSSYSKQLGEPEWLTALRTDAFDKVKDLSLPVADKTKITNWNFTQFQKHTVESDAFSSLSELPEEAKALVDLDNKDQSLYIQRNNTPAFLSLSNELKDNGVIFTDIFTAVKEHSELVQKYFMTEGVKTDEHKLTALHAALMNGGAFLYIPKNVELSQPIQAVYVHDNAEVAMFNHVLVVAEDNSSVTYVENYISTADVEDGVYNIVTEVLANNNAKVAYGAVDNLSSGITTYVNRRGVAARDARIEWALGLMNDGDTVSENVTNLMGDGSYGDTKTVVVGRGKQKQNFTTKVVHYGKNSEGYILKHGVMKDESSSIFNGIGKIEHGASKSNAEQESRVLMLSEKARGDANPILLIDEDDVTAGHAASVGRVDPLQLYYLMSRGIPQHEAERLVIHGFLAPVVKQLPIEGVKKQLVEVIERKVN; encoded by the coding sequence ATGACTGTAGAAACGAAACTACCAGTAGATCAAGACTATGTCAGCTCCTACTCAAAACAACTTGGAGAGCCGGAATGGTTAACAGCCCTTCGTACAGATGCCTTTGATAAAGTAAAGGATCTTAGCCTTCCAGTTGCAGATAAAACGAAGATCACAAACTGGAACTTCACTCAATTCCAGAAGCATACAGTGGAAAGTGACGCGTTTTCATCATTGAGCGAGCTGCCTGAAGAAGCGAAAGCACTAGTTGATTTAGATAACAAAGATCAAAGTCTTTATATTCAACGGAATAATACACCTGCTTTTCTTTCACTATCGAACGAATTAAAAGATAACGGTGTTATTTTTACGGATATTTTTACGGCTGTGAAAGAACACAGTGAGCTTGTACAGAAGTACTTCATGACTGAAGGCGTCAAAACGGATGAGCATAAGCTTACAGCCCTCCATGCTGCATTGATGAATGGAGGAGCATTCCTTTACATTCCGAAGAACGTGGAGCTGTCACAACCGATTCAAGCGGTTTACGTTCACGACAATGCTGAAGTTGCGATGTTCAACCATGTATTGGTTGTCGCTGAAGATAACAGCTCTGTCACATATGTGGAGAACTATATCTCTACTGCAGACGTTGAAGATGGAGTTTATAACATTGTCACAGAAGTATTGGCAAACAATAACGCTAAAGTGGCATACGGTGCAGTGGATAATCTTTCAAGCGGAATCACGACTTACGTAAACCGTCGTGGAGTAGCTGCAAGGGATGCACGCATCGAGTGGGCTTTAGGATTAATGAACGACGGTGACACTGTTTCTGAAAACGTGACGAACCTTATGGGCGATGGCTCTTATGGCGATACGAAAACCGTAGTCGTCGGTCGCGGCAAACAGAAGCAAAACTTCACGACGAAGGTTGTTCACTACGGAAAGAATTCTGAAGGATACATCCTTAAGCATGGCGTTATGAAGGACGAATCATCTTCTATCTTCAACGGCATCGGTAAGATTGAACATGGTGCTTCAAAGTCAAATGCAGAGCAGGAATCACGCGTATTGATGCTTAGCGAAAAAGCACGTGGGGATGCGAACCCGATCCTTCTGATTGATGAAGATGACGTAACGGCAGGACACGCGGCTTCAGTAGGGCGAGTGGATCCACTTCAACTTTACTATCTAATGAGCCGAGGGATTCCTCAGCATGAAGCTGAACGTCTTGTGATTCACGGCTTCCTTGCTCCTGTGGTAAAGCAATTACCGATCGAAGGAGTCAAGAAACAACTGGTTGAGGTAATTGAAAGGAAAGTAAACTAA